One region of Flavobacterium sp. GSB-24 genomic DNA includes:
- a CDS encoding GNAT family N-acetyltransferase, translated as MEFFKTTTQDIDAVFDIYNQATSYQKTVNNKSWRGFERTLIEKEIAENRHFVIKEGDEVACTFVLTFNDEIIWKEASKDPAVYLHRIATNSKFRGHSYVKKIIQWTKEYAKENGKDYIRLDTHSGNERINKYYTSCGFTYKGISTIEWTNELPEHYKEGSFSLFEIKL; from the coding sequence ATGGAATTTTTTAAAACTACAACTCAAGATATCGACGCTGTTTTCGATATTTACAATCAAGCTACATCGTATCAAAAAACAGTCAATAATAAAAGCTGGAGAGGTTTTGAAAGGACATTAATAGAAAAAGAAATTGCCGAAAATCGTCATTTTGTAATCAAAGAAGGAGATGAAGTTGCTTGTACATTTGTACTTACTTTTAATGATGAAATTATTTGGAAAGAAGCCAGCAAAGATCCTGCGGTATATTTGCATCGTATTGCTACGAATTCAAAATTCAGAGGGCATTCTTACGTCAAAAAAATCATACAATGGACTAAAGAATATGCCAAAGAAAATGGTAAAGACTACATTCGGCTTGACACCCACAGCGGTAACGAAAGAATTAATAAATATTACACCAGCTGTGGTTTCACTTACAAAGGAATCAGCACCATAGAATGGACCAATGAATTGCCAGAGCATTATAAAGAAGGTTCTTTTAGTTTGTTTGAGATTAAGCTTTAG
- a CDS encoding NAD(P)/FAD-dependent oxidoreductase: MKSGEDCNKSRRNFIKGVGASLLLIPFLQFCSDKIAVLMIRLSGTKHLLGHRLWIKDFPKSTKQIEIPYLIVGGGIAGLSAARQFQKRGITDFLIVELDNHLGGNSSNGENKYSKYPLGAHYLPLPNFQDKELLGFLEEEKIILGYDPKGFPVFDELQLTFAPDERLFYKNNWQEGVVPKDGNTASDDLEFQKFFKEMDIFRTAKGQDQKYLFDIPLYLSSSDEKTRALDKITMKKWFRDNHFTSEPLFNYIDYCCKDDFGLGIEFVSAWAGIHYFAGRKQDSTAEKHESVLTWPEGNSRLANHLKKYTNDKDLKSHLVYEVKIENNKVIAKAFDDVSKTTVEIIADKVIMASPQFVNQYLIKDRKTFTQDFQYTPWLLATLIVEDLPDNFSFPLAWDNVIYGSKGLGYVYDQHQNLNQVQEKKVITYYFSFSSADLRKTRIELYKKDKEYWKQFVLNDLKIAHPDIEEYTEDIEVFLLGHGMISPAPGFIFGESKKLAKQNIQNAVYFAHSDLSGISIFEEAFHQGINVVNEILDGTTVDS, encoded by the coding sequence ATTCCGTTTCTGCAGTTTTGTTCTGATAAAATTGCGGTACTAATGATTCGTTTATCCGGCACCAAACATTTGCTCGGACATCGTTTGTGGATCAAAGATTTTCCTAAATCAACCAAACAAATTGAGATTCCGTATCTAATTGTCGGAGGAGGTATTGCTGGCTTAAGTGCAGCACGACAATTTCAAAAAAGAGGAATAACAGATTTTTTAATCGTAGAATTAGACAATCATTTGGGAGGAAATTCTTCAAACGGAGAAAACAAATATTCCAAATATCCTTTGGGTGCGCATTATCTGCCGCTCCCTAATTTTCAAGATAAAGAATTGCTTGGTTTTCTCGAAGAAGAAAAAATAATTCTGGGTTACGATCCAAAAGGTTTTCCTGTTTTCGACGAATTACAATTGACTTTTGCACCAGACGAGCGTTTGTTTTATAAAAATAATTGGCAGGAAGGCGTTGTTCCAAAAGACGGAAACACGGCTTCTGATGATTTGGAGTTTCAGAAATTCTTCAAAGAAATGGATATTTTTAGAACAGCAAAAGGACAAGATCAGAAATACTTATTTGATATTCCGCTTTATCTTTCATCGTCAGATGAAAAGACGAGAGCTTTAGATAAAATTACAATGAAGAAATGGTTTAGAGATAATCATTTTACCTCTGAACCTTTATTCAATTATATCGATTACTGCTGTAAAGATGACTTTGGTTTAGGAATTGAATTTGTTTCGGCTTGGGCAGGGATTCATTATTTTGCAGGAAGAAAACAAGACAGCACAGCCGAAAAACACGAGAGCGTTTTAACTTGGCCCGAAGGAAATTCGCGTCTTGCCAATCATTTAAAAAAGTATACAAACGATAAAGATTTAAAAAGCCATTTGGTTTATGAAGTAAAAATCGAAAATAACAAAGTAATTGCAAAAGCTTTTGATGATGTCAGCAAAACAACTGTTGAAATCATTGCAGATAAAGTAATAATGGCTTCTCCGCAATTTGTAAATCAGTATTTGATCAAAGACAGAAAAACGTTTACCCAAGATTTTCAGTATACACCTTGGCTTTTGGCAACTTTGATTGTAGAGGATTTGCCCGATAATTTCAGTTTTCCGCTGGCTTGGGATAATGTAATTTACGGTTCCAAAGGTTTGGGTTATGTTTACGATCAGCATCAGAATTTAAATCAGGTTCAGGAGAAAAAAGTAATTACATATTACTTTAGTTTTTCTTCTGCAGATTTAAGAAAAACGAGAATAGAGTTGTATAAAAAAGATAAAGAATATTGGAAACAGTTTGTTTTGAATGATTTAAAAATTGCGCATCCTGATATTGAAGAATATACAGAAGACATTGAAGTTTTTCTATTAGGGCACGGCATGATTTCGCCTGCGCCGGGGTTTATTTTTGGAGAATCGAAGAAACTAGCCAAACAGAATATTCAGAATGCTGTTTATTTTGCACATAGCGATTTATCAGGAATTTCGATTTTTGAAGAAGCTTTTCACCAAGGAATTAATGTTGTAAATGAGATTTTAGATGGAACAACCGTGGATTCATAA